A DNA window from Mobula hypostoma chromosome 3, sMobHyp1.1, whole genome shotgun sequence contains the following coding sequences:
- the clrn2 gene encoding clarin-2 isoform X2 has product MPNLLKKALFSISAIVSFLSAILLAVALGTTRWVTGTILCKTGAEIVNATDPEMAKFIGHLYYGLFRGRKVRKCGLGGRYSEITMKIPYQAMKGSMGIHLWNLFASLCGLFAIVCFFAAVKLHHHTERVANFREQVFKFVILQEYFDSSFWICVASPVVHVVNILIVCISGVQFPTLKTKSEEANVTAEDLMY; this is encoded by the exons ATGCCTAACCTTCTGAAGAAAGCTCTGTTTTCTATATCTGCCATTGTAAGTTTTTTATCTGCAATCCTGCTTGCTGTGGCACTAGGAACAACACGATGGGTGACTGGTACCATTTTGTGCAAAACAGGGGCTGAAATAGTGAATGCTACAGATCCAGAAATGGCAAAGTTTATAGGACACCTTTACTATGGATTATTCCGAGGACGAAAAGTACGGAAGTGTGGTCTTGGAGGACGGTACTCTGAAATCACAA TGAAAATCCCTTACCAAGCCATGAAAGGATCAATGGGCATCCACCTATGGAATTTGTTTGCAA GTCTATGTGGATTGTTTGCAATTGTTTGCTTTTTTGCTGCCGTGAAACTTCACCACCACACAGAACGAGTTGCCAATTTTCGTGAGCAAGTCTTTAAGTTTGTTATACTTCAGGAATACTTCGACTCTTCCTTCTGGATTTGTGTGGCAAGTCCTGTGGTACATGTGGTGAATATTCTAATTGTGTGCATCAGTGGAGTACAATTCCCCACATTGAAGACCAAGTCAGAGGAAGCAAATGTGACAGCTGAAGACCTGATGTACTAG
- the clrn2 gene encoding clarin-2 isoform X1 encodes MPNLLKKALFSISAIVSFLSAILLAVALGTTRWVTGTILCKTGAEIVNATDPEMAKFIGHLYYGLFRGRKVRKCGLGGRYSEITIFPQLVKTLNTAVHILVILFICLAIAFAMVSFGFCIYNAVKIPYQAMKGSMGIHLWNLFASLCGLFAIVCFFAAVKLHHHTERVANFREQVFKFVILQEYFDSSFWICVASPVVHVVNILIVCISGVQFPTLKTKSEEANVTAEDLMY; translated from the exons ATGCCTAACCTTCTGAAGAAAGCTCTGTTTTCTATATCTGCCATTGTAAGTTTTTTATCTGCAATCCTGCTTGCTGTGGCACTAGGAACAACACGATGGGTGACTGGTACCATTTTGTGCAAAACAGGGGCTGAAATAGTGAATGCTACAGATCCAGAAATGGCAAAGTTTATAGGACACCTTTACTATGGATTATTCCGAGGACGAAAAGTACGGAAGTGTGGTCTTGGAGGACGGTACTCTGAAATCACAA TTTTTCCACAGTTGGTGAAAACATTGAATACTGCTGTTCACATTTTGGTTATATTGTTTATCTGCCTAGCAATTGCATTTGCTATGGTTAGTTTTGGATTTTGTATTTACAATGCAGTGAAAATCCCTTACCAAGCCATGAAAGGATCAATGGGCATCCACCTATGGAATTTGTTTGCAA GTCTATGTGGATTGTTTGCAATTGTTTGCTTTTTTGCTGCCGTGAAACTTCACCACCACACAGAACGAGTTGCCAATTTTCGTGAGCAAGTCTTTAAGTTTGTTATACTTCAGGAATACTTCGACTCTTCCTTCTGGATTTGTGTGGCAAGTCCTGTGGTACATGTGGTGAATATTCTAATTGTGTGCATCAGTGGAGTACAATTCCCCACATTGAAGACCAAGTCAGAGGAAGCAAATGTGACAGCTGAAGACCTGATGTACTAG